ATAAGAAAAAAGCCGCAGTGTATCCTACCAGTGCAGGTTCGGGACCTATGCATCTATTCCGAAACTGGTTGGATTGCCCCGTTGTTTCTGCGGGTTGCAGTCACGCAGATGCGAAAGGTCATGCTCCAAACGAAAACCTAACTATAGATGGCTTCATAAAGGGAACTAAATTCATGGCAACTATCCTAAATGATTTCAGCCAATCCTGACTGTATCTAATCTCAAAGCACGTACACTCGAAGTGATATATGACGCCTATTGGCAGCTAATTTGTGGGTTGAAGCGGCCAATTTAATCTAAGAGCCGCTTATAGAGAAATCTAAAGTCTTTAGTACTGCAATAACCACCATTACCTCAAAAGAAGGCAACATAAGGTTGAATCGAGCCAGCATAGAACAAATCCTATAACAATATAAAACCTTAGCCATCGTCGGGCTCTCCCAAGACTCCACAAAAGCAAGCCACCAAGTTGCCCGGTATCTACAAGAAAAAGGCTATAACGCCATACCGGTCAACCCTAACGCAGAACAAATCCTAGGACAAAAAACCTACAAAACCCTACTGGACATACCACCAGAAACACAAAAAACTATAGAAATCGTTGACATCTTCAGACCCTCAGAAGACGTGCCGCCTGTAATAGACCAAGCGATCCAACTGAAAAAGCAACATGGAAAGCCTTATGTAATCTGGATGCAACTCGGAGTAACTAATCAACAAGCTGCAGAAAAAGCTCAAAAAGCCGAACTAGCAGTAATAATGAACAAATGTATAATGACGGAGTATGGTCACTTGTTTGGAGAAAAAGAAGACCCCGAACTAGAAAAAATCAAAGCAAGAAAAATGCAAGAAAGGATGCAAAAATCCAAAAGCGGCGATGAAATCTCTGGCCCAATCACAGTAACAGACGCCGATTTCGACAAGGCTATCAAAGAACATCCACTAATGGTCATAGATTGCTGGGCATCGTGGTGTGGACCCTGCCGCATGATTGCCCCGATTATAGATGAATTAGCCAAAGAGCATGCTGGCGAAATAGTCTTTGGTAAACTTAACGTAGATGAAAACCCGAAGACAGCTACTCGGTTCAGTGTAATGGGAATTCCAACGTTGCTAATTATAAAGAACGGAACAGAAGTGGACCGCATAGTTGGAGCATCCCCGAAGCTGCTAATTGAAAATAAGCTGAAGAGGTATATCTGAGGCGGGGAATCTATGGAGATTTCAGAAAAAAGAATCATAGGCTCCCTTATTCTATTGGCAGGTTTAACATTTGTTTCGGTGGCATTATTTACGGGTCAACTAGCCAAAATCGCAGATTTAATGAAAAGCATTTTCGAACCTGCAGTAGCAGGCTTGCCGTGAGAAGGAAAGAAAATGCCTATAATTCGCAGAGAAGGAGAAAAGGAAGGAATTCTAGAGGCCGCAAAACTAATGCTGGTCTCGGCAAGAACCGCACCCAAGTCAGCGGGAATCGATGACTTAGTTATGGCGATAGTCTATGGAAAAGAAAAAGATGAAATTGCAGCAGAAATGGGCAAGATTGCAGAAGAAAGGAACATCAAAGCCTTCAGACGAGACAGCAGAAACTTACGCGACTCTGAAGCAGCCTTGATAATCGGCGTAAAAGGACCAAAATCCCTCAGTATCAACTGCGGCGCATGTGGCTACACAACCTGCGAAGCCTTCAACAAAGCGGAAAAAACGCAGGGTCAAGATTTTGTGGGACCTACATGTTTGTTTAAAGCCTTAGATTTGGGTATAGCCTTGGGCTCAGCAGCAAAAACAGCAAATCTCCTTAACGTAGACAACCGAATAATGTATCGGGTTGGAACTGCAGCAAAGAGACTAAAATTACTGCCAGAAGCCCATATCATTATGGGGATACCTCTCTCTGCTAGCGGCAAAAGTGTCTACTTCGACAGATCTAGAGAGGTACAAGTATACCGCTGAGACACTTCTTGCTTGGTCAGGTCTTTGAGAACATTACGTAACGTTTGAACTGCATCGTCTTCTAAATCTAAACCAGCTACAGTGCGATCAGACTGACTGAAAATTTCTTTGGTGAGTATTTCCTCAGGATCATATCCAAAGCCTCATAAAGAAACCATCAAATGAGCGACAAACAAGCTATGCGCACGCAGAAACTGGAATCAATATTATGTTGCTAGACTTCAAAGCTTTAGTGCCTGCAGAAAAGGGTAGGGGGGAAGTCTAGGTGTGTCTCAGTCCTTTTAGAAGCCGCCACAACTAATCCAAGACACTTCAATAACGCACACTCATACTCCGCCTTCGTAGTATGCATGTCGAGTCTTCAAGTCGCTTGTCAAAGCATGGTTGAAGTAGTTCCACATAAATACGGTGACCAAACCGCAATTGTTAATTATTTGAGTGTTAGCTTTCAACAAGAATATGTATAATTGCATGAGTGAATATGTCATGCAGCGCATCAAGAAGGATGTAAACAACGCCAAGTATGCAAAGAAGAAAAAATGTCTATATCATCCCGCAATGGAGTGCCCGACGCCAGATGAACCATGCATTTTCACGTTAATAGAAGATATACAAAGAAAGGGCAAAAACAGAATTGATGAATACTCATAGAACAGCCAGCCTCGTGTGCATCTATGAACACTTGTTAAGTGTTTATTGTCTTTACTTTTTATAGACTACCTCAGAAACGTTGTTAGGAGCTCTTTAACTGTTATATCAGGCTGACCTGCTCAGGAAAACATTAGTGATTGTACCTTTGCCACCTTAAGCTAAGGGGGTGACGTCTCCGCTCGATAGGAGGTTCAAATCCCACCCCGCACCGTTTTTCTGAAGAAGAGAAAAAAGCATGGCTCGCGGGTTATTTGGAAAATGCCTCTTTGAAAAATTCACATATACTTTGTGAAGCTAAATCAATTGTTGTTGGATAGTCATCCATGTAGAAATGATCTGTGTCTAAAACAAGTTTCTCTTTTCTTTCTCTTGCTTTTTTGTAGAGTTGTTTAAAATCCGAGTATGGCGCTACTTTGTCGTGTTTTCCATGTACAAAGAGTTTGGGGCAATCAAAGTCCAAGTTTGCCTTTAGGCTATTCACTTTCTTCAGAATCGAAATGGCAACAAAACAATTAATCTCAGCTTGAACCGCTACATTAGACGCGACTACGGCGCCAAAAGAATATCCCAAAAGACCTAAAGAATCAACTCTTTTCCGCATGAACGAAATCGCATCCAACACATTTTGAATCTCCTTGACTCCTTTGCCATAACCACCATAATCTATGCACAAAGCCGAGACGTCATGAGACGCAAGTTCTCTGGCAACTCTAACAATTCTAGTATCATCCTTGCTGCCACCGTACAGAGGATGTGGCGGACAAAGAACAATTCCCACAGATGAATCCCCATACAGAGTTGCGAGCAAGGTCTCATCCTTACTTCTGAAACTTACCTGCATGCACGCCATTCTCCATATTTTTTCATATTTTCAACTTTTAAGATTTTCCAGGGTGGATGCGGTTCGACAGAAAAAATGGGGGTTTGCGGTGGAAATTCGAGAGATATCTCCACTGTCGAAGAATAGGGTTGGGGCACATCAAACTGTCATTTTGAAGGTTTTACTGCTGAAACGTTGATACTCATGGTTGAGACTAGAGCGTCTTTTACGATCTCTCTTGATTCTTCCTCTAGTTCAGAGACGCTTCTTAATTCTTGGGTATTTTTGTTGTGTTCAGCAACGATGACTTTTGCGTCAGGGTCATTCACAATGTCTTCGAAAGAATAATGCGTTTCCTTAATAGTGTTCACTTTTTGAAACCCTGCATGTTCAATTGTTTCTATGTATTTGTCTTTCATCACTGCCCCCCGGATGCAGCTGGCAGGATGTGCTCTCTTCTTTAGGGCTTCTGGGAGTTCTTTCAGCAAAACAATGTCTGAAACCATTAATCTTCCTCCAGGTTTTAGCGCTCTAAATGCTTCTTCAAAAACTCTCCTCTTATTTGGCGCAAGGTTGATTACACAGTTTGAGATGATCACGTCAGCAGTGTTGTCTGCGACAGGTAGGTTTTCGATCTCTCCTAATCTAAACTCAACATTCTTGTAGTTGCCTTTTCGGGCGTTTTCTCTTGCCTTATCTATCATCTCGGGAGTCATATCTACACCGATGACTTTTCCTTTTTCTCCGACCCTTTTTGCTGCAAGGAAGCAGTCAACACCAGCGCCAGAGCCAAGATCAACAACTGTTTCACCTTCTTTAAGAGATGCTAGTGCGATAGGATTTCCACAACCAAGACCAAGATTGGCACCTTCAGGAATAGACTTTAGCTCTTTGTCGGCGTAGCCCATTTTCTTGCTCAGTTCCTCGTATGTAGCGGAACTGCCGCAGCATGAAGTTGTAGGGCTACAACAAAGTCCATTTTTGGCTATTTTGGTGTATCCTTCCCTCACGTTTTTCCTTATCTTCTCCTCCTCCAAGATTAACACCCCTTTTCGTTGTCTTGTTACGTCTATTCTTTGCCAAGTGATCTTTTCGCTTGCTCCTTTAGCTCTCTGATCTTCTTCACTGTTGGCATTACTTTCTGAAACAAGTCTTTACGAGCTTGTATTCCTTCTTTAATAAAGAATGCTGCTGCTTCAGATCTACTTTTGAAGGCTTCAACTTCGACGAGCGCGTCTATTTGTTTGAAGTCTTCGTCGTTCAGTCTTGTCATGACTACGTTACTCCTGCCCTCTAGCTTCTCACTTATTTTCATTAGAACCTTTTCTTTGAATTTTTCTGCACCCTCACTTTCTGGGCAACACTCCAGCATAATAACCTTTTCGCCTTCTTTAGGCTTCATTTCTTTCTTTTTTCCTTTTTCCTCGTCCATTTTATCTCACCCCTTTTTAGTTACGCGTATTTTGTAATGTCAATATGGAAAATCAAACATATAAATGTTTCCTTACATATTACATGATACGTGTTCTGCTAGAATGGGGGGTTGCGGGTGATATCTCCATTTTATCCAAGGCTACTTCGCCCGGCTACTTTGTGCTAACGCGCTTATATCGTAAATCTTGAGATTTTGGTAGACATCATGTCCCCAAAGCCACATCATCCACCTTGCGGGAGCCCTGCCCATAAAGCGCTTTGGTCTCCTTGCGATGTACATCTCTGATGTACATTTTTCGCGCAGCTTCAGAGGACATCATACAGCCGATGTTGCTTAGAGAACAAGCCTGAATGGAATCCAAAAGGAAAAAAAGGGAGATTGGCGCCTTCTGGAAAACGCTTTTGCCTTTCCAAACAAATAGAATCATCTATTTTGATAGGCATGCATAGAAGGGGCAAGTGTTAAACATTTTTTTTCATTTTTTCGTGCATTTTCTCTAATGTCCATCGGATGCTTGACTTTAACTCGCGCAGCCTGTCTGCTGTGAGATTTTCAATCACGATCTCTCGAATGGCATCACCGTCCAAAATTATCTCGTAAGAAAAAATCTTGTCGGGAGCCATCTCACCTTTACTTGCGGCTTGACTGTCTTTCTCCTGCATTTTTTTTAGAACACGCTCAACCAGAAACTGTTGAAAAGGCGGAGTCTTTACGTCAAATCTTTTACCCTCAGCAAATGTTACACGCATAGAATCTCTACTCATGTATAGATTCGCTAGAAGATCTCCTGTCACGGCTTTAAGAGGAAACACAGTTTGATATTCCACAACAGGCGGCAACGAAGGCATCTTAGCAGGTTTGAGCTCTTCAATCTCTGCTCTTTTAAATCCCTTTTCCAATAGAGTTTCATTAACAAACTCGAGAAGCATTTTGAAATTTTCCAAATCCACCATTGCTGCAGCTATCTTCTTCTCAAGCATCGACTTGAACTCGGCAAGCTTCTTTATCTTTTCATTTTCGTCCTTCTTTTCTTCTCTTGCCATAGGCTCTCTCCGAGCAGAAAATATCAACTATGTTCCTTAAGAAAGCTTGCGTTTCTCAACGCGACATCATTAATCATTGTTTCAGTAAGATGCACATACGAATCTTATGAATCTAAGGTGTGCATCCCCATATCAACCCATATGGACCAGCTATACAAGTGATGTCCAAGATGTCAACCCGACCAACATGAGATGCACGGGCTGCTCCTGGAAACCAGTTCCTATCTGGCACACCAGTCCCTATGCTAGCATAGGCGTTAGCCTGCATTACAACGTCGTAGATGTCAATTTTAACCAAGTGAGGTTTTTAGAAGCTTTGACTTGAAGGTTTTAGGTTCATTTGTTCGTGGTTCGTAGAGTGGTTTGGTCTCTACTCCATATGTTTTCTTTAAAAATTTCTCAAATTCATCAAATACGAGGCTGCCTGTTTCGTTCAGCTTTAGGTAGAGTGGCTTGCCTTGATATAGCCCACTTAAATCATACAGAGCTGTTCTCTTGGAGAGCTCAGGGTTCACTGTCAAAGTTTCCACTAATTGTTTTGAAGGTGGCTGCTGAAAAACCCAAGCGGTATAAGAGACATCTATTATATGATAAGATTTTCCTTCAGGAACGGCACGTTTCTTGTTGGAAACAATTCGTTTAAAGGTAGATGGGTGGATCGTTCGCGTTCCAATGAAATTATGGTATTCGTCATCTATCTTTACTATATCCTCGTAATCGGAAGTTTTCCAACCTCTGCGACGACAGGTTTCCTTGAAACGCTTCAAAAGATTCCAGACCTTAGGCATTTCTGAAAGTTTAGTCATACTAATCATCACTGAAAGATTCTTATAGAACTATTTTCTAGTTTTCTTCTTCTAGTTCTCAGCGTCTAATTTAAATTTATTTAACATAAACTTCGCAAAACCGTAGCTGCAACAGTGAAAGCCCAGAAAATTGTAGGAATGTTCCATGCTTTTTAAACAGTTTTCCGAAATGAATTCTTACCAGGCATTAATAGAATTGGAGGAATCCACCAAGTTTTTCTACATTTTACCGATGGCAAAGAATAAATTATGAAAAATGCAAAGACTACTTTTTCTTAAGAAGGCTCGATTTATGAAGACTAAGAATCAACTGGTTATTCTCGACGATTTAGACTGGGCAATACTAAAAATCCTACAAGAAAATGCCAGACAGACATATACGGAAATTGGGCGGCGCTTGAATTTGGCGCACTCTACTGTATATGACCGCATAAAGAGGATGGAGAGATATGGAGTAATCAGAAGATATTGCGTTATGATTGACCCCAAAAAAGCCGGAGTGAAACTGCTTACGGCAATTGTAACAGTTTTTACCAATCCGAAAGAAAGCGGAAAAGTTGCAGAACAACTGGCAAAGCAAGAACAGGTAGTAGAAGTCTTCATCTCGCTCTCTGAGGAATTACTAATAATTGCAAAAATAGTAGCTGAAGACCAAGAGAAATTACATTCTTTTCTTGCACAGTTCGTGGCCCCCCTGCAGGGCGTACTTCGCATTAGAACTTCCATTATCACACGGAAATATAAAGAAGAAACTTTTTCCTTCCAAAGCGGAAACTAACCAAGTGTTCGTTAACTTTTTGTCCAAATTTCCAAGATGTCTATTTGGTTCTCATTCGCCGTTTTCTTAACCAAGACGACGTAATAAAGACGACAGTGATGAGCATAACGTTTAGGCTTATCCATGTGGGCAGTAGAGGCGACTTTACGGAAACTGTAGAGCCTCCTATAATAATCTCTTCGTAGCAAGCGATGGCAGTATGAGACATGTTCATCCTTACTGAAATTGATTCATCACCCGCATCCTGCGGAAATCCGTCAACCTCCCAATGGAGAAACTTATAGTCTACAACTGAAGGTGCGGCAAGAGGCACATTTGTAGATTCGTCATACCAACCTTCGCCTGGAATTGCTGCAATCCCTAATGGATGAGTCTCAACCGTCAAATAGTATTGGGTCTCGTAGTTTGCAGTTACAGTTTTAGCCTTATCCATTAACACTGTTGTCGAGGAAGAAGTGGGATCAGTTATTTCAGACATGTTGGCTGTTGTCCAGCCGAAGAACTTGTAACGGGATGAACCGGGCACAATGTCGATAAGTTCATCTGTAGAAATCGGTGCGTATGCCCCAGCATCATACCATCCTTCGCCAGAAGGAGTGGTGGCACCGCTGGGATTTGTTGTTATTGTCAAGTAGTATTGTAGGACGTAGTGAGCAGTTGCTGTGTGATTATCATCCATTTGCACAACGATGGGGTTTCCCTGAATTGTGTTGTTGTCAACATCCCAATAGCTGAGCCTGTATTGGACACCTGTTGAGACTTGAACAAATTCTGGCGCTGCCAAACTGACACTGGTACTTTCATCATACCAGTCTTCACCCTGAATCGTTGTGATGTTATCTGGATCTGTCTTCACTGTCAAATAGTATCTGCGAAGGCTAACGGTGATTATCTTTGATTCTGTATCCCATCTGCCTTCGCTGTCCGTTATGTTTAAGGTTACTGTAAAGCTTCCATTCGCAGTGTAACGGTGTGTTGTTATTGGGTCGCTTTCTATAACGACGGGGGGTCCGTCTCCGAAATTCCAAGTGTAACTGATTAAAACCCCGCCGTCAGGGGTCGAGTCTGAAGCGTCAAAGGTGACATTTTCGTATGTGTAGGGATAAAACGGCGACCACCAGAAGTCAGCGATAGGCAAAGCTTCAACCGTAATCGGTTCGGATTCTGTGTCCCATTTTCCCTCGCTGTCTGTCACGTTCAGAGTGACTGTGTAGTTTCCAAACGTGGAATACGTGTGGTTTATGATGGAGGAGGTCACGGTCGTGATGTTTCCGTCTCCAAAATTCCACTCGTAGCTGATAATGACCCCTCCATCAGGTGTTGAAGCTGATGCGTCGAAGGTTACTACCTCATGCTCCAATGGGTCAGATGGCGAAAAACTGAAAGCGGCGACGGGATGCTGTCTGACACTTATGATTGCTGTGGAGTTGTCTGTAAGACCGTCATTATCCGTGACAACCAGTATTACTGTGTAGTTTCCAAAGGCAGTGTAAGTGTGATTTGTTATTGGGTCGCTTTCTATAACGACGGGGGGTCCGTCTCCGAAATTCCAGCTATAACTAACGATATAGCCGTCTGGATCGTAGCTTTCGGAAGCATTGAAAGTTACTATTTCATCTGTGTTCGGATAGGCTGGGTCATAAAAGAACTTGGCTATTGGATGTTGAGGTGCTGGCGGTCCAGCTTGGAACAAAACTGTGGAATCTTTGGAAATGGAGTTGTGAGTTATGTCGCCGGTACTTGTAGGTGGAGTATTAACTTTACTTCCGTAGGCGTCAAAATGCATCCTAATGCCTGTTGTATTTGAAAATGTTGCAGAAACTACGACTTCCTTGTACCCTTTACGGGGTACAGTTCCAACATTGACATAGGTATCGTTAAACCATGTAGGATAAACATCACCTGGCGGCCAAGTCCAAAGGTTGTATGGAGTTGGGGTGCCATATTGGAATGCTGATTTCGGTATAGAGGTACTATTCACAACAAGATTTTCAAGGTTGTCGTAGCCGATGTCATTTAGGGCAATAATGAGGTGTGTGTCGTATGATCTTTTTGCAGCGCTTGTGTTGTTGATTCTCACGGTGAAAGTTTGGGATATTCCAGTTAGGTTTAACAGCCAACATTCGCTTAACCATGGATCTGAATCGGGGCCGACGTATATGCCATCTGGAAGAGAAACCTTGAGGATGGCTGCGGGGTCGGCTTTTGCGGGATTTAGGAGACAGAGGGAGAAAAGCATTAGAATTATAAGACCTAAAACACTCAAGCGTAATGACTTGACTGCGTACGTGCACATTGTTTCTCCTTCTCCCTCAACTGTTATTTACTAGCTTTAGAAACCATTTAAAGCTTATGGAACTAATTTCTATAAGCGCACACGGACCTGCACGAAGGACTTTTTAAAAAAATCTTTGGGGCTTCAATCTTTACTGTGAGTTTCCGGTTAGGTTGAGGGTCAATTTTCCTCGCTTTGAATGTATATGGAGTAGGATGCTAACAGTTAAGTTAACATTTTTAATTACCGTAACAATATCTAATTGGTGACAACGTGGCGAAAATCGAACGTCAGTTCCTGAAAGAAAAGGAAGCAAAGAAGTTACTCTCAGAATTCTTCGAAAGAGCTAAAATCCACACTCAACAGTTACCAGTGCTGAAGCCACCTATCGAACTTGCTAAAACTAATAATGAAGAAATATTTCTATTTAATAGAAAGCCAATTTTCGTAAAGTCAGACAACGCCCTCTTTCCTACACTTGTATCTCACGAACTTTTATCAAAGCTGCCGAAAGCTACGGTAAACATGGGAGCAGTCCCATACGTCTGTAACGGAGCAGATATTATGGCTCCAGGCATTGTCAATTTTGAAGGAACTTTCAATAAAGAAGACATTGTCGTAATCTCTGACGAACGCCACCAAAAACCCATAGCTATTGCCATAGCACTTTACAGCACAGAAAAGGCAAAGAAACTTGAGCATGGAAAAATTCTAAAAAACATCCATTACATTGGAGACGAATTGTGGAACACAGTGAAACAACTAGATTCTGCAAGATAAAGCAAAAGTTCTGTGGAGAAGCCACACAATTGGGCAAATGCTAAATCTACAACACCCAATCAACCTTAATATATTTACGAAAATCTAAGGACCTCGCCTAAAACGACTTGAAAAACGGAGTTTTGCATTTACTTCGCAGATTTTCCCGAAAGTGTCAAAGTCTCCACACATGCGCAAGAGGTCTAATTAGAAATGCTCTCTCGGTATTCCTTCTTGTTGTGATGCTAATTGTGCCTGGATAGGGGGCTTCTCTTGTGATTTCAATCTC
This genomic window from Candidatus Bathyarchaeota archaeon contains:
- the trxA gene encoding thioredoxin, translated to MVGLSQDSTKASHQVARYLQEKGYNAIPVNPNAEQILGQKTYKTLLDIPPETQKTIEIVDIFRPSEDVPPVIDQAIQLKKQHGKPYVIWMQLGVTNQQAAEKAQKAELAVIMNKCIMTEYGHLFGEKEDPELEKIKARKMQERMQKSKSGDEISGPITVTDADFDKAIKEHPLMVIDCWASWCGPCRMIAPIIDELAKEHAGEIVFGKLNVDENPKTATRFSVMGIPTLLIIKNGTEVDRIVGASPKLLIENKLKRYI
- a CDS encoding DUF2148 domain-containing protein; this translates as MPIIRREGEKEGILEAAKLMLVSARTAPKSAGIDDLVMAIVYGKEKDEIAAEMGKIAEERNIKAFRRDSRNLRDSEAALIIGVKGPKSLSINCGACGYTTCEAFNKAEKTQGQDFVGPTCLFKALDLGIALGSAAKTANLLNVDNRIMYRVGTAAKRLKLLPEAHIIMGIPLSASGKSVYFDRSREVQVYR
- a CDS encoding dienelactone hydrolase family protein; translation: MQVSFRSKDETLLATLYGDSSVGIVLCPPHPLYGGSKDDTRIVRVARELASHDVSALCIDYGGYGKGVKEIQNVLDAISFMRKRVDSLGLLGYSFGAVVASNVAVQAEINCFVAISILKKVNSLKANLDFDCPKLFVHGKHDKVAPYSDFKQLYKKARERKEKLVLDTDHFYMDDYPTTIDLASQSICEFFKEAFSK
- the arsM gene encoding arsenite methyltransferase — its product is MLILEEEKIRKNVREGYTKIAKNGLCCSPTTSCCGSSATYEELSKKMGYADKELKSIPEGANLGLGCGNPIALASLKEGETVVDLGSGAGVDCFLAAKRVGEKGKVIGVDMTPEMIDKARENARKGNYKNVEFRLGEIENLPVADNTADVIISNCVINLAPNKRRVFEEAFRALKPGGRLMVSDIVLLKELPEALKKRAHPASCIRGAVMKDKYIETIEHAGFQKVNTIKETHYSFEDIVNDPDAKVIVAEHNKNTQELRSVSELEEESREIVKDALVSTMSINVSAVKPSK
- a CDS encoding Lrp/AsnC family transcriptional regulator, whose amino-acid sequence is MKTKNQLVILDDLDWAILKILQENARQTYTEIGRRLNLAHSTVYDRIKRMERYGVIRRYCVMIDPKKAGVKLLTAIVTVFTNPKESGKVAEQLAKQEQVVEVFISLSEELLIIAKIVAEDQEKLHSFLAQFVAPLQGVLRIRTSIITRKYKEETFSFQSGN
- a CDS encoding PKD domain-containing protein, which gives rise to MCTYAVKSLRLSVLGLIILMLFSLCLLNPAKADPAAILKVSLPDGIYVGPDSDPWLSECWLLNLTGISQTFTVRINNTSAAKRSYDTHLIIALNDIGYDNLENLVVNSTSIPKSAFQYGTPTPYNLWTWPPGDVYPTWFNDTYVNVGTVPRKGYKEVVVSATFSNTTGIRMHFDAYGSKVNTPPTSTGDITHNSISKDSTVLFQAGPPAPQHPIAKFFYDPAYPNTDEIVTFNASESYDPDGYIVSYSWNFGDGPPVVIESDPITNHTYTAFGNYTVILVVTDNDGLTDNSTAIISVRQHPVAAFSFSPSDPLEHEVVTFDASASTPDGGVIISYEWNFGDGNITTVTSSIINHTYSTFGNYTVTLNVTDSEGKWDTESEPITVEALPIADFWWSPFYPYTYENVTFDASDSTPDGGVLISYTWNFGDGPPVVIESDPITTHRYTANGSFTVTLNITDSEGRWDTESKIITVSLRRYYLTVKTDPDNITTIQGEDWYDESTSVSLAAPEFVQVSTGVQYRLSYWDVDNNTIQGNPIVVQMDDNHTATAHYVLQYYLTITTNPSGATTPSGEGWYDAGAYAPISTDELIDIVPGSSRYKFFGWTTANMSEITDPTSSSTTVLMDKAKTVTANYETQYYLTVETHPLGIAAIPGEGWYDESTNVPLAAPSVVDYKFLHWEVDGFPQDAGDESISVRMNMSHTAIACYEEIIIGGSTVSVKSPLLPTWISLNVMLITVVFITSSWLRKRRMRTK
- a CDS encoding DUF1947 domain-containing protein, encoding MAKIERQFLKEKEAKKLLSEFFERAKIHTQQLPVLKPPIELAKTNNEEIFLFNRKPIFVKSDNALFPTLVSHELLSKLPKATVNMGAVPYVCNGADIMAPGIVNFEGTFNKEDIVVISDERHQKPIAIAIALYSTEKAKKLEHGKILKNIHYIGDELWNTVKQLDSAR